From Thiomicrospira sp. XS5, one genomic window encodes:
- a CDS encoding UPF0149 family protein: MDFDQMNEALKAHPELESPSFLQGMLVGLMCGDSDLKEAAWIKRILEEAGVKSVKESFLVLLHELYLESDKTLNGSGFELTMCLPEENEDLPWRAAMLGQWCEGFLYGMGLAGQSEQKLKGDVAELFRDFGDIARIEIDGLDEAGEQEESDFMELIEFVKIGVLTINEELNPVEGSPIMMQDAPTDTLH; this comes from the coding sequence ATGGATTTTGATCAAATGAATGAGGCTTTAAAAGCCCACCCGGAACTGGAATCACCTTCTTTTTTGCAGGGTATGCTGGTTGGGTTGATGTGCGGCGATTCGGATTTGAAAGAAGCCGCCTGGATTAAGCGCATTCTGGAAGAAGCCGGGGTGAAATCCGTGAAAGAGAGTTTTTTGGTCTTGTTGCACGAGCTGTATTTGGAATCCGACAAAACCCTGAACGGTTCCGGTTTTGAATTGACCATGTGTTTGCCGGAAGAAAACGAAGACCTACCTTGGCGCGCGGCGATGCTCGGCCAGTGGTGTGAAGGGTTCTTGTACGGTATGGGATTGGCCGGTCAATCGGAGCAAAAATTGAAAGGCGACGTCGCCGAGTTGTTCCGCGATTTCGGTGATATTGCCCGCATTGAAATCGACGGTTTGGATGAAGCCGGAGAACAGGAAGAGTCCGATTTCATGGAGTTAATCGAATTCGTTAAAATTGGGGTTTTGACCATTAACGAAGAGCTGAATCCGGTGGAGGGTTCGCCGATTATGATGCAGGACGCACCCACGGACACCTTGCACTGA
- a CDS encoding LysR family transcriptional regulator, whose translation MADRRLQVFYTVAKVLSFTKAAETLHMTQPAVTFQVKQLEEFFNTRLFDRTHNKITLTEAGKIVYDYAEKILDHYEKMNSEVRELTGEVTGSLLIGASTTIAEYMLPNLLGAFKKQFEDVNIRLQVGNTDAIVAMVENNMIDLGVVEAPVYNKNLEVEVCRLDEMVLIVPEGHPLSNRDKISVEDMRKYRYISREEGSGSRSVIDNYIREQGLSYSDLNVVMELGSPEAVKMAVESDVGIAIVSRTTIVKEMKLGTIKALPLDPPLTRPFSHVRQKHKFRHRAVGELLDFAVDYCKEKAVEQGFQLPTEEDMKKYTSRG comes from the coding sequence ATGGCTGACAGACGGCTTCAAGTATTTTACACGGTTGCGAAAGTATTGAGCTTTACTAAGGCAGCTGAAACCCTTCATATGACCCAGCCTGCGGTCACCTTCCAAGTCAAACAGCTTGAAGAATTCTTTAATACCCGCTTATTCGATAGGACACACAACAAAATTACGCTCACCGAGGCGGGCAAGATTGTGTACGACTATGCCGAAAAAATACTCGACCATTATGAGAAAATGAACAGCGAGGTGAGGGAGCTCACCGGTGAGGTGACGGGCAGTCTTCTCATCGGTGCCAGTACCACGATTGCCGAGTATATGTTGCCGAACCTGTTGGGCGCCTTTAAAAAACAATTCGAAGACGTCAATATTCGTTTGCAGGTTGGGAATACCGATGCCATTGTGGCCATGGTCGAAAATAATATGATCGATCTGGGTGTGGTGGAAGCGCCGGTGTATAACAAAAATCTGGAAGTGGAAGTGTGTCGTCTGGATGAGATGGTGTTGATTGTGCCGGAAGGGCATCCATTGTCGAATCGTGACAAGATTTCCGTCGAAGACATGCGCAAGTATCGTTATATTTCCCGTGAAGAAGGTTCCGGGTCACGTTCCGTGATCGATAACTACATTCGCGAACAAGGGTTGAGTTATTCCGACCTGAATGTGGTTATGGAGCTGGGCAGTCCGGAAGCCGTGAAGATGGCGGTGGAATCGGATGTGGGGATTGCGATTGTTTCTCGTACCACGATTGTCAAAGAAATGAAGCTTGGCACCATTAAGGCGTTGCCGTTGGATCCGCCTTTGACGCGTCCTTTCTCTCATGTGCGCCAGAAGCACAAATTCCGTCATCGTGCGGTGGGTGAGTTGCTGGACTTTGCAGTGGATTACTGTAAAGAAAAAGCCGTTGAGCAAGGTTTTCAGTTGCCAACCGAAGAAGATATGAAGAAGTATACTTCACGCGGGTAA
- a CDS encoding UbiH/UbiF/VisC/COQ6 family ubiquinone biosynthesis hydroxylase, whose product MATKQTDVLISGGGPVGLLLAIGLGQAGQQVVVAEKNAFEKGETGSFDGRVLALTYGSVQVLKTLNVWPDLEPMTTPIEHVHVSQKGYLGLTQLHADEMRVPALGYSVTASDLGRVLWQTAQNTPNVTLLSESGLADLSIQGNRRRAELTTPDAMVEYEAGLVVGADGTESTVRKCLGLPIETKAYDAFGVIAKIETEQYPNGWAFERFTEQGPVALLPMHGHESKAVWVVPKDDIERVRALNDTDFMQAFAARMGERLGAFVKVSERVAYPLTETYVPRFYAERAVLMGNASHTQHPVAAQGLNLGIRDVAVFLEMMQDSDAEKPDLGDDAFLARYADERAQHHEKIMGLTDGLIQLFQVESPVVGHMRGLGLMAMNALPGLRKRFTKMTMGVSS is encoded by the coding sequence ATGGCGACGAAGCAAACCGATGTATTGATTTCCGGTGGCGGGCCGGTGGGGTTGTTGTTGGCCATCGGTTTAGGGCAGGCGGGACAGCAGGTTGTCGTGGCGGAAAAAAATGCCTTTGAAAAGGGTGAAACCGGTTCTTTTGACGGGCGAGTGCTGGCTTTGACCTATGGTTCCGTTCAAGTGCTGAAAACGCTGAATGTTTGGCCCGATCTGGAGCCGATGACCACGCCGATTGAGCATGTTCATGTGTCGCAAAAAGGTTATTTGGGATTGACGCAGTTGCATGCCGATGAGATGCGTGTGCCCGCTTTGGGTTACAGTGTCACCGCGTCCGACCTGGGACGTGTTTTGTGGCAAACCGCTCAAAATACGCCGAATGTGACGCTGCTGTCTGAGTCAGGCCTGGCGGATTTATCCATTCAAGGCAATCGTCGTCGAGCGGAATTGACTACGCCGGACGCAATGGTCGAGTATGAAGCCGGTTTGGTGGTGGGGGCCGACGGCACCGAATCCACAGTGCGTAAATGTCTGGGTTTACCCATCGAAACCAAGGCTTATGACGCTTTTGGTGTGATTGCCAAAATTGAAACCGAACAGTATCCGAATGGCTGGGCATTCGAACGATTTACCGAGCAAGGGCCGGTGGCCTTATTGCCAATGCACGGCCATGAAAGCAAAGCGGTCTGGGTGGTGCCGAAAGACGACATCGAACGCGTTCGAGCACTCAATGATACCGATTTTATGCAAGCCTTTGCGGCCCGTATGGGCGAACGCTTGGGCGCTTTTGTCAAGGTGAGCGAACGGGTCGCGTATCCGTTGACGGAAACGTATGTGCCCAGGTTTTACGCCGAGCGGGCCGTGCTGATGGGCAATGCCTCTCACACGCAACATCCGGTGGCGGCACAAGGCCTGAATCTGGGGATTCGGGATGTGGCCGTGTTTCTGGAAATGATGCAAGACAGCGATGCGGAAAAGCCCGATTTGGGGGATGATGCTTTCTTGGCGCGTTACGCCGATGAGCGTGCTCAGCATCATGAAAAAATCATGGGGCTGACCGACGGTTTGATTCAGCTGTTTCAAGTGGAGTCGCCGGTGGTCGGGCACATGCGCGGTTTAGGCTTGATGGCCATGAACGCTTTGCCCGGATTGCGGAAACGTTTTACTAAAATGACCATGGGAGTCTCATCGTGA
- the pepP gene encoding Xaa-Pro aminopeptidase: MTHDFTPFIERRQAVFDQLPDHSVAFVASGEEQIRNRDVEYPFRPSSDFFYLTGFTEPDSVLVLLKFGELRQVHLFLRPKDEEQEIWQGRRLGVDAAASFLKIDQAWSIDDFEEQMNELVEGAANLVFSFAELAHWSDWVSGWIGAQKAKARKGVQAPSRLQDLDSILHEMRLFKSAQEIEWMREAAQISVAGHLAAMKATGPGRYEYQVQAELENGFKQAGSPRVGFNSIVASGENACILHYTENDACIEDGQLVLIDAGAEYAGYAGDITHTFPANGRFSAPQAELYNLVLKAQQTVINAIRPGVPYNRLHEISVEVLTEGLVALGILTGTVDDLIEQEAYKAFFMHGTGHWLGMDVHDVGDYKQDGEWRCLQPGMVLTVEPGLYISETAEQVPDAYRGIGIRIEDDVVVTEQGHEVLTQGLPRTVAEIETWMAQR, encoded by the coding sequence ATGACACACGATTTCACTCCCTTTATTGAACGCCGCCAAGCGGTCTTCGACCAGCTACCGGATCATTCCGTCGCCTTCGTGGCGTCCGGCGAAGAGCAGATTCGCAACCGCGATGTGGAATACCCGTTTCGTCCGTCGTCCGATTTCTTTTATTTGACCGGTTTTACCGAACCCGACAGTGTGTTGGTGTTGCTGAAGTTCGGTGAGCTTCGCCAAGTCCACCTGTTTTTACGGCCCAAGGACGAAGAGCAGGAAATCTGGCAGGGGCGTCGCTTAGGCGTTGACGCTGCCGCGTCGTTTTTGAAAATTGACCAGGCCTGGTCAATTGATGACTTTGAAGAACAAATGAACGAGCTGGTGGAAGGGGCCGCGAATTTGGTGTTCAGTTTCGCTGAACTGGCGCATTGGTCGGATTGGGTGTCCGGCTGGATCGGCGCGCAAAAAGCCAAAGCCCGTAAAGGGGTGCAAGCGCCGAGCCGATTACAAGATCTGGATAGCATTCTGCATGAAATGCGGTTGTTTAAATCCGCTCAGGAAATCGAATGGATGCGGGAAGCGGCGCAAATATCGGTGGCCGGGCATTTGGCCGCCATGAAAGCGACTGGGCCGGGGCGCTATGAATACCAGGTGCAGGCGGAACTGGAAAACGGTTTCAAACAAGCCGGGTCGCCGCGCGTCGGCTTTAACAGCATTGTGGCGTCCGGAGAGAATGCCTGTATTTTGCATTACACTGAAAACGACGCCTGTATCGAGGACGGTCAATTGGTGTTGATTGATGCCGGAGCGGAGTACGCCGGTTACGCCGGGGACATTACTCATACCTTTCCGGCCAATGGCCGTTTTTCAGCCCCGCAAGCCGAGTTATATAATTTGGTGCTCAAGGCACAACAAACCGTGATCAACGCGATTCGCCCTGGCGTGCCTTACAACCGTTTGCATGAAATATCGGTCGAAGTGTTGACTGAAGGATTGGTGGCACTGGGCATTTTGACCGGCACGGTTGACGATTTGATTGAACAGGAAGCCTACAAGGCCTTCTTTATGCACGGCACCGGTCATTGGCTGGGCATGGACGTGCACGATGTCGGTGATTACAAACAAGACGGTGAGTGGCGTTGCCTGCAACCGGGCATGGTGCTGACCGTGGAGCCGGGGCTGTACATTTCCGAAACCGCCGAGCAGGTGCCGGACGCTTATCGTGGTATCGGCATTCGCATTGAAGACGATGTGGTGGTGACCGAGCAAGGGCATGAGGTGTTGACGCAAGGTTTGCCACGCACGGTGGCCGAAATTGAAACCTGGATGGCGCAGCGTTAA
- a CDS encoding potassium channel family protein, with the protein MNLKAIIGVEGVSQFEGERAVRVGRYFSYAVFAALLVVVVQLVLDYADHDRDSIWISAMVWGVFASELAVNLWLVRDKKRYLLHNWLNVLIVVLVFPWIDYGGHWAAIFRALRLLLFLRVISDVFIDVVLLLKRNNFGVVLVVYVVFVVMSGAIFAALEDTTFSNGVWYSLVTVTTIGYGDVVPVTEKGRAFGTVLIVFGVVLFSLVTANISAFLIGSEQKEREKAILKNVKLLQSHLDKQTELNKVHTDEALQKVSESVEEVERRMKQFHTENIGHGLDSLEVKRREEHDFLLQQIRRENERTLAEVKSLVADLKRDKKNQ; encoded by the coding sequence ATGAATTTAAAAGCCATTATCGGGGTTGAAGGCGTCAGCCAATTTGAAGGCGAAAGGGCGGTTCGAGTCGGGCGTTATTTTTCTTATGCTGTCTTTGCGGCCTTGTTGGTGGTTGTGGTTCAGTTGGTGTTGGATTATGCCGATCACGACCGTGACAGTATTTGGATATCCGCCATGGTGTGGGGGGTATTTGCTTCCGAACTGGCGGTGAATCTGTGGCTGGTGCGTGATAAAAAACGCTATCTGCTACATAACTGGTTGAATGTGTTGATCGTGGTGCTGGTGTTCCCGTGGATCGATTATGGCGGGCATTGGGCGGCCATTTTCCGAGCGCTGCGATTATTACTGTTCCTGCGCGTGATATCGGATGTTTTTATTGATGTTGTCTTGCTGCTGAAGCGAAATAATTTCGGTGTGGTGCTGGTGGTGTATGTGGTGTTCGTTGTCATGTCGGGCGCCATTTTTGCGGCATTGGAAGACACGACCTTTTCCAACGGGGTTTGGTATTCACTGGTGACGGTGACGACGATTGGTTACGGTGATGTGGTGCCGGTGACCGAAAAAGGGCGTGCTTTCGGGACGGTGTTGATTGTGTTCGGGGTGGTGTTATTCTCGTTGGTGACGGCCAATATCTCGGCCTTTTTGATCGGGTCCGAACAGAAAGAGCGCGAAAAGGCGATTCTAAAAAACGTCAAATTGCTGCAAAGCCACTTGGATAAACAAACGGAATTGAACAAGGTGCATACCGACGAAGCTCTGCAAAAGGTTTCCGAAAGTGTGGAGGAAGTCGAACGACGCATGAAGCAGTTCCATACTGAAAATATTGGCCACGGGTTGGACAGTTTGGAGGTAAAACGGCGTGAAGAACACGACTTTTTGTTGCAACAAATTCGCCGTGAAAATGAGCGTACTTTGGCCGAAGTGAAATCCTTGGTCGCCGACCTGAAAAGGGATAAGAAAAATCAATGA
- a CDS encoding PhoH family protein: MTNSPNRLFILDTNVLMHDPMALFNFEEHDLFISMTVLEELDAGKKGMSEVSRNVRETNRLIDQIISNASFDDIKAGLDLERIHPNKESETLHLGKLFFETEPLIATLPESLPSHKADNHILQTGLALKEHYPNRNVTLVTKDINMRIKSSAVGLHSEDYYNDRVLEDADLLFTGWEVLPEHFFEENFSKMKSWQENNKTFYELEVTDDNLHWFPNQCLISENESGFSAIVRRKDHHSAVLEYMHNFEQSKNSVWGITARNQEQNMAMNFLMDPEIDFVSLLGTAGTGKTLLALAAALEQTLDEGIYNEIIMTRATIPIGDDIGFLPGTEEEKMTPWMGALMDNLEVLTQSDGHTTDWEKESTQELLNKRIKIKSLNFMRGRTFQNKFIILDEAQNLTPKQMKTLITRSGEGTKIVCLGNIGQIDSPYLTETTTGLTYIVDRFKDWPHSAHITLRQGERSRLAEYASENL; this comes from the coding sequence ATGACCAACAGTCCAAACAGATTATTCATTCTCGACACCAATGTTTTAATGCATGACCCAATGGCGCTGTTCAATTTTGAAGAGCACGATCTTTTCATCTCCATGACCGTATTGGAAGAGCTGGATGCCGGCAAAAAAGGGATGTCGGAAGTCTCTCGAAATGTCCGTGAAACCAACCGACTCATTGACCAGATCATCAGCAACGCCAGCTTTGACGACATCAAGGCCGGGCTCGATCTGGAACGCATTCACCCCAATAAAGAATCGGAAACACTGCACCTGGGCAAACTGTTTTTCGAAACCGAGCCGCTCATCGCCACGTTACCGGAATCCTTACCGAGCCATAAAGCCGATAACCACATCCTGCAAACCGGCCTGGCTCTGAAAGAACATTACCCGAACCGTAACGTCACCTTGGTCACCAAAGACATCAACATGCGCATCAAGTCGTCGGCGGTCGGGTTACACTCCGAAGACTATTACAACGATCGGGTCCTGGAAGATGCGGATTTACTCTTCACCGGCTGGGAAGTCTTGCCGGAGCATTTTTTCGAAGAAAACTTCAGCAAGATGAAGTCCTGGCAGGAAAACAACAAAACCTTCTACGAATTGGAAGTGACCGACGACAACCTTCACTGGTTTCCAAACCAATGTTTGATCAGCGAAAACGAGTCGGGCTTCAGTGCCATTGTTCGCCGAAAGGATCACCATTCGGCCGTTCTGGAATACATGCACAATTTCGAACAGTCCAAAAACAGCGTCTGGGGCATTACTGCGCGCAACCAAGAGCAAAACATGGCCATGAACTTCCTGATGGACCCGGAAATCGATTTTGTCTCCTTGCTCGGTACGGCCGGGACCGGTAAAACGCTACTGGCCTTGGCGGCGGCACTGGAGCAGACACTGGATGAAGGCATCTATAACGAAATCATCATGACCCGCGCCACCATTCCAATCGGGGATGATATCGGCTTTTTACCGGGGACGGAAGAAGAAAAAATGACCCCCTGGATGGGCGCATTAATGGACAACCTGGAAGTGCTGACGCAATCCGATGGCCACACCACCGACTGGGAAAAAGAGTCCACTCAGGAATTGCTCAACAAACGCATTAAAATCAAATCCTTGAATTTCATGCGTGGCCGCACCTTCCAGAACAAATTCATTATTCTCGACGAAGCACAAAACCTAACCCCCAAACAGATGAAAACCCTCATCACTCGCTCCGGCGAAGGCACTAAAATCGTCTGTTTGGGGAACATCGGTCAGATTGACTCCCCATATCTGACGGAAACCACCACCGGTTTGACCTACATTGTCGACCGCTTCAAAGACTGGCCACACAGTGCGCACATTACACTAAGACAAGGCGAACGTTCCCGCTTGGCGGAATACGCTTCCGAGAACCTCTAA
- a CDS encoding cell division protein ZapA, giving the protein MLTLSLMNHTFEVPCEPEDHERLIEAATLLEDKLDQVTTLKGESKVLMVALNLCYDYLQMKQDTTQYCLRLDDQLEDAMTQIANSQDGKD; this is encoded by the coding sequence ATGCTAACGTTATCTTTAATGAACCACACGTTTGAAGTGCCATGCGAACCGGAAGACCATGAACGTCTCATCGAAGCCGCAACCCTGCTGGAAGACAAGCTCGACCAGGTCACCACGTTAAAAGGTGAAAGCAAAGTGTTAATGGTGGCGCTGAATTTATGCTACGACTACCTTCAGATGAAACAAGATACGACACAATACTGCCTGCGTTTGGACGACCAGTTGGAAGACGCCATGACCCAAATCGCCAACAGCCAGGATGGCAAAGACTAA
- a CDS encoding UbiH/UbiF/VisC/COQ6 family ubiquinone biosynthesis hydroxylase — protein MTESSNPKNTPIQTDVVIVGGGMVGATVALGLAQAGFDVTLLERRAPSLEWSEEAPYQTRVSALTRASENILKHLNAWAGIERRRCHAFTDMHVWESVSDAEVHFDAGDVQEPNLGYVVENNVIQAALWEQMPNYPNLHCIVGQSMTDLNLENDQVWVELDNGICLQARLVVGADGALSKTREMAGIAVQEHDYQQCAVVGCVKTELSHQDTCWQRYQAEGPFAYLAMDNNMSSIAWYLPVEQMQWALSLSDDAFSAAITEASGHKLGEVIEVGERSAFPLVRRHAEQYVKPHFVLVGDAAHTVHPQAGQGVNLGLLDAAALVDVLTDAKQASPDYWDRFAVLRRYERWRRGDNFIVQRSMEGFDWLFKQDQGVKDQVRQWILPLADQAKPLKRWLMSQALNGREVLPALAK, from the coding sequence GTGACAGAGTCGTCAAACCCCAAAAATACGCCTATACAAACCGATGTGGTGATTGTCGGCGGCGGTATGGTCGGCGCGACGGTCGCGCTGGGGTTGGCTCAAGCCGGCTTTGACGTTACCTTGTTGGAACGTCGGGCACCCTCGCTGGAGTGGTCGGAAGAGGCGCCTTATCAAACGCGGGTCAGTGCTTTGACGCGGGCTTCGGAAAATATTCTCAAACATTTGAACGCCTGGGCGGGGATTGAGCGCCGCCGCTGTCATGCGTTTACCGACATGCACGTTTGGGAGTCGGTGTCCGATGCGGAAGTGCATTTCGATGCGGGGGATGTTCAGGAACCGAACTTGGGGTATGTGGTTGAAAATAACGTGATTCAAGCCGCGCTTTGGGAGCAAATGCCAAATTACCCGAATCTGCATTGCATCGTTGGCCAATCCATGACGGATTTGAATCTGGAAAATGACCAGGTCTGGGTGGAACTGGATAATGGCATTTGCTTGCAGGCACGTTTGGTGGTGGGGGCGGACGGCGCCCTGTCGAAAACCCGCGAAATGGCCGGGATCGCGGTGCAAGAGCACGATTATCAGCAATGTGCGGTGGTCGGTTGTGTGAAGACCGAGTTGTCGCACCAGGATACCTGTTGGCAACGTTATCAAGCGGAAGGGCCTTTCGCCTATCTGGCGATGGACAATAATATGAGCTCGATTGCCTGGTATTTGCCGGTTGAACAAATGCAATGGGCTTTGTCGCTGTCGGATGACGCTTTTTCGGCGGCCATCACCGAAGCGTCCGGTCATAAGTTGGGAGAGGTCATTGAAGTCGGTGAGCGGTCGGCCTTCCCGTTGGTGCGCCGTCATGCCGAGCAATACGTTAAACCGCATTTTGTGTTGGTGGGGGATGCCGCGCATACCGTTCATCCGCAAGCTGGTCAGGGTGTGAACTTGGGGCTTCTGGATGCGGCGGCGTTGGTGGACGTGTTAACGGATGCAAAGCAGGCCAGCCCCGACTATTGGGATCGTTTTGCGGTGTTACGTCGTTATGAACGTTGGCGCCGTGGCGACAATTTCATCGTTCAGCGTTCGATGGAAGGATTTGATTGGCTGTTCAAGCAGGATCAAGGGGTGAAGGATCAAGTGCGGCAATGGATATTGCCGTTGGCGGATCAGGCCAAACCGTTGAAACGTTGGTTGATGAGTCAAGCGTTGAACGGTCGGGAAGTTTTACCGGCGTTGGCGAAATAA